tttaatttaatttaatttaatttaatttaatttaatttaatttaatttaatttaatttaatttaatttaatttaatttaatttaatttaatttaatttaatttaatttaatttaatttaatttaatttaatttaatttaatttaatttaatttaatttaatttaatttaatttaatttaatttaatttaatttaatttaatttaatttaatttaatttaatttaatttaatttaatttaatttaatttaatttaatttaatttaatttaatttaatttaatttaatttaatttaatttaatttaatttaatttaatttaatttcatttaatttaatttaatttaatttaatttaatttaatttaatttaatttaatttaatttaatttaatttaatttaatttaatttaaaactgtgaaaatttgcatatatttagTTCTCGTATGTATATACGTCCGGTccggactaatattgcaataacgtggtcatttgttaaacgattcacatgaaatttggcacaaaggatttccttatgattcCCGACATCGCTGTGGAATTTCAtattaatcggttcatattcagatatatctcccatatatatgtatcaaccgattttcacttttagagccagaGTCAACGTATTTTTAAatagattttctctaaattttgcacaatgtatttttctttgattttaactATGTATGTATGCTTGTTTGGATAAAAtctgttgagatttagatatatttggtcgaaattctgcATTTCAAATGTAATTATTTTAGTTTCGACATCTTAATCGCATAACCAATGTGGTTATGCgattagggtatcaaaaggacGGCTTCGctcgactttagcccgtccttttttgttttaattttaattttatttttaatttcaatttcaattttagtttttagtttaattttatttttatttaaaatttcattttaagttAAACTCTTATAAAATTGAATTATTAGTTCAAAGCTTTTCTCTTTTATTCATTTCTTCTTCTACTCATTACCTAccttagaaattaaatttcattatttcTAACTGTTGACTAACTTCACTTCTAGCCATAGTTGATTTCATTGTTTGATTATTCGTTTCCTCGCTGCCTTGGGCCGTTGCGGCTGCCATAAGAGGCAATGCTTTTAGTGCTGGAGGCATTGATCCTCCACTTACATCCTGCTTAGCATCAGTTTCATTAGTAGTTTCATTGTGTTTATCCATTTCATAATGCCAAAAATCGGCCACATGACGTGTCTTTCGCACAATGGCCCGAGCCTGGGGTCACGAAGCCATATAGGCGCAGTGACTTTTGGGCTGCGCCTCAGTCTGTTCGATGGGTTGAATGGCAGCCCTCTTCCAATAGTCCCTTACATTCTCTACTGTCTCCATGATGCGCAAGAAATTCTTGCCAGCCAACATGGCCACATCCTCTTCACTCCAGTTGCTGTCCTCCAGCAGGGCTGCCAACAAATCTGGATATTTTGATACATCCTCGAGGCCAATGGGGGGCAATTCAATGCCATCGTAGCCAGCTCCCAGGCCAATATGTTGTATGCCCGCTATGGCCCTTATATACTTGATATGATCCACCACATCCTTCAGTCGTGATTGACGGCCACAGGACACATCCTCTGAATCGAAGCTGACCATTATTAAGCCTCCATTTTCAGCCACCAAGCGTAGGATATCGTCGGGAACATTTCGTGTGGAGTTGCACAATTGTCGGGCCCCCGAATGTGAGAAAATGACTGGAGCCCGGGTGGCCGATAAGACATCACGTGCTGTGGTATCCGAACTGTATGACAAATCAATCATCATACCCAGGCGATTCATTTCGCGTATTATGGCTTTGCCAAATTGCGATAGTCCTGCATCAATGGCCGTCGAACTTGACCCGGCCCAGGAGACATCGCATTTATGCGTCAAGCTTAGATAGCGAGCACCCAACGAATAAAACGATCTCAATACACCCAAAGAAGAGCCTATGGCATGACCACCCTCTATGCCAATCAGAGATGAAATTAGTCCTTGCCTTTGGGCCATTTGTATGTCTTTCGATGACTGCACCAATATCGTGTCCTGATGATACA
This genomic interval from Stomoxys calcitrans unplaced genomic scaffold, idStoCalc2.1 SCAFFOLD_225, whole genome shotgun sequence contains the following:
- the LOC106095174 gene encoding dipeptidase 1-like, whose product is SAYVPCEAQGLDAVQLALEQIDIIRRLTDMYHQDTILVQSSKDIQMAQRQGLISSLIGIEGGHAIGSSLGVLRSFYSLGARYLSLTHKCDVSWAGSSSTAIDAGLSQFGKAIIREMNRLGMMIDLSYSSDTTARDVLSATRAPVIFSHSGARQLCNSTRNVPDDILRLVAENGGLIMVSFDSEDVSCGRQSRLKDVVDHIKYIRAIAGIQHIGLGAGYDGIELPPIGLEDVSKYPDLLAALLEDSNWSEEDVAMLAGKNFLRIMETVENVRDYWKRAAIQPIEQTEAQPKSHCAYMAS